Proteins co-encoded in one Pogoniulus pusillus isolate bPogPus1 chromosome 15, bPogPus1.pri, whole genome shotgun sequence genomic window:
- the TXN2 gene encoding thioredoxin, mitochondrial, which translates to MAQRLALQRLFLTPRTLHLQGPVAQRASLAPHGRAFSTSAGCRSTFNVQDGSDFQDRVVNNPKPVVVDFHAQWCGPCKILGPRLEKMVAKQEGKVLMAKVDIDDHTDLAIEYEVSAVPTVLAMKNGDVVDKFVGIKDEDQLEAFLKKLIGA; encoded by the exons ATGGCACAGAGGCTAGCTCTCCAGCGGCTGTTCCTCACCCCCAGGACATTGCACCTACAGGGCCCCGTGGCACAGCGTGCTTCCCTGGCTCCTCATGGCagggccttcagcacctcagcaggctgcaggagcacttTCAACGTGCAGGATGGCAGTGATTTCCAGGACCGTGTGGTGAACAACCCCAAACCTGTTGTGGTGGACTTCCATGCACA GTGGTGTGGCCCCTGCAAGATCCTAGGCCCCAGATTAGAGAAGATGGTGGCCAAGCAGGAGGGGAAAGTGCTGATGGCCAAAGTGGACATTGATGATCACACAGACCTTGCTATTGAGTATGAG GTGTCAGCAGTTCCAACCGTGCTGGCTATGAAGAATGGAGACGTTGTGGATAAGTTTGTAGGGATAAAGGATGAGGATCAGCTGGAGGCATTCCTCAAGAAACTCATTGGAGCCTGA
- the EIF3D gene encoding eukaryotic translation initiation factor 3 subunit D isoform X2, with translation MAKFVTPVIQDNPSGWGPCAVPEQFRDMPYQPFSKGDRLGKVADWTGATYQDKRYTNKYSSQFGGGSQYAYFHEEDETSFQLVDTTRTQKTAYQRNRMRFAQRNLRRDKDRRNMPQFSMQTLPKSAKQKERDRLRLQKKFQKQFGVRQKWDQKSQKPRDSSVEVRSDWEVKEEMDFPRLMKMRYLEVSEPQDIECCGALEYYDKAFDRITTRNEKLLRSIKRIFHTVTTTDDPVIRKLAKTQGNVFATDAILATLMSCTRSVYSWDIIVQRVGSKLFFDKRDNSDFDLLTVSETANEPPQEEGNSFNSPRNLAMEATYINHNFSQQCLRMGKEKYKFPNPNPFVEDDMDKNEVASVAYRYRRWKLGDDIDLIVRCEHDGVMTGANGEVSFINIKTLNEWDSRYCNGVDWRQKLDSQRGAVIATELKNNSYKLARWTCCALLAGSEYLKLGYVSRYHVKDSARHVILGTQQFKPNEFASQINLSIENAWGILRCVIDICMKLDEGKYLILKDPNKQVIRIYSLPDGTFSSDEDEEDEEEEEEEEEEES, from the exons ATGGCGAAGTTCGTGACCCCTGTGATCCAGGACAACCCCTCTGGCTGGGGCCCGTGTGCCGTACCCGAGCAGTTCAGGGACATGCCCTATCAGCCCTTCAGCAAAGGAGACCGTCTGGGCAAG GTGGCTGACTGGACAGGAGCCACGTATCAGGATAAAAGATACACTA ACAAGTACTCATCACAGTTTGGAGGAGGAAGTCAATATGCCTATTTCCATGAGGAGGATGAGACCAGCTTCCAACTGGTGGACACAACACGGACCCAGAAAACAGCATACCAGAGGAATCGTATGCGATTTGCACAG AGGAACCTTCGTAGAGACAAGGACCGGCGGAACATGCCGCAGTTCAGCATGCAAACGCTGCCAAAGAGCgctaagcagaaggagag AGATCGTTTGCGCCTACAGAAAAAGTTCCAGAAGCAGTTTGGAGTGAGGCAGAAGTGGGACCAAAAGTCACAG AAGCCTCGAGACTCCTCCGTTGAAGTTCGCAGTGATTGGGAGGTGAAAGAAGAGATGGATTTCCCTCGGCTGATGAAGATGCGGTACCTGGAGGTGTCAGAGCCACAGGACAT AGAGTGCTGTGGAGCCCTAGAATACTATGACAAAGCCTTCGACCGCATTACAACAAGAAATgagaagctgctgaggagcattAAGCGCATTTTCCATACTGTCACTACTACTGATGACCCAGTTATCCGAAAG CTGGCCAAGACGCAAGGGAATGTGTTTGCCACAGATGCTATCCTGGCCACATTGATGAGCTGCACTCGCTCAGTCTATTCCTGGGACATCATTGTCCAGAGAGTTGGCTCCAAGCTTTTTTTTGACAAGAGAGACAATTCAGATTTTG ACCTCCTGACAGTGAGTGAAACAGCCAATGAACCACCACAGGAAGAGGGCAACTCTTTTAATTCTCCACGCAACCTTGCCATGGAAGCTACCTACATCAATCATAACTTCtctcagcagtgcctgaggATG ggaaaggagaagtACAAAttccccaacccaaacccctttGTGGAGGATGACATGGATAAAAATGAAGTAGCCTCTGTTGCATACAG GTACCGAAGGTGGAAGCTGGGGGATGATATAGATCTCATCGTCCGCTGTGAACATGATGGAGTGATGACAGGAGCTAATGGAGAAGTGTCATTCATCAACATCAAAACTCTCAACGAGTGGGATTccagg TACTGCAACGGAGTGGACTGGCGCCAAAAGCTTGACTCTCAGAGGGGGGCTGTGATAGCCACAGAGCTGAAaaacaacagctacaaattaGCCCGCTGGACATGTTGCGCCCTGTTGGCTGGCTCAGAGTATCTCAAACTTGG GTACGTATCTCGTTACCATGTGAAGGACTCAGCCCGCCATGTGATCCTGGGCACGCAGCAGTTCAAGCCAAATGAGTTCGCCAGCCAGATTAACCTGAGCATAGAGAATGCCTGGGGCATCCTGCGATGCGTCATTGACATCTGCATGAAGCTGGATGAGGGGAAGTACCTCATCCTCAAGGACCCCAACAAGCAGGTGATCCGGATTTACAGCTTGCCTGATGGAACTTTCAGCTCtgatgaagatgaggaggatgaagaggaggaagaggaagaggaag aggAAGAGAGCTGA
- the EIF3D gene encoding eukaryotic translation initiation factor 3 subunit D isoform X1, protein MAKFVTPVIQDNPSGWGPCAVPEQFRDMPYQPFSKGDRLGKVADWTGATYQDKRYTNKYSSQFGGGSQYAYFHEEDETSFQLVDTTRTQKTAYQRNRMRFAQRNLRRDKDRRNMPQFSMQTLPKSAKQKERDRLRLQKKFQKQFGVRQKWDQKSQQKPRDSSVEVRSDWEVKEEMDFPRLMKMRYLEVSEPQDIECCGALEYYDKAFDRITTRNEKLLRSIKRIFHTVTTTDDPVIRKLAKTQGNVFATDAILATLMSCTRSVYSWDIIVQRVGSKLFFDKRDNSDFDLLTVSETANEPPQEEGNSFNSPRNLAMEATYINHNFSQQCLRMGKEKYKFPNPNPFVEDDMDKNEVASVAYRYRRWKLGDDIDLIVRCEHDGVMTGANGEVSFINIKTLNEWDSRYCNGVDWRQKLDSQRGAVIATELKNNSYKLARWTCCALLAGSEYLKLGYVSRYHVKDSARHVILGTQQFKPNEFASQINLSIENAWGILRCVIDICMKLDEGKYLILKDPNKQVIRIYSLPDGTFSSDEDEEDEEEEEEEEEEES, encoded by the exons ATGGCGAAGTTCGTGACCCCTGTGATCCAGGACAACCCCTCTGGCTGGGGCCCGTGTGCCGTACCCGAGCAGTTCAGGGACATGCCCTATCAGCCCTTCAGCAAAGGAGACCGTCTGGGCAAG GTGGCTGACTGGACAGGAGCCACGTATCAGGATAAAAGATACACTA ACAAGTACTCATCACAGTTTGGAGGAGGAAGTCAATATGCCTATTTCCATGAGGAGGATGAGACCAGCTTCCAACTGGTGGACACAACACGGACCCAGAAAACAGCATACCAGAGGAATCGTATGCGATTTGCACAG AGGAACCTTCGTAGAGACAAGGACCGGCGGAACATGCCGCAGTTCAGCATGCAAACGCTGCCAAAGAGCgctaagcagaaggagag AGATCGTTTGCGCCTACAGAAAAAGTTCCAGAAGCAGTTTGGAGTGAGGCAGAAGTGGGACCAAAAGTCACAG CAGAAGCCTCGAGACTCCTCCGTTGAAGTTCGCAGTGATTGGGAGGTGAAAGAAGAGATGGATTTCCCTCGGCTGATGAAGATGCGGTACCTGGAGGTGTCAGAGCCACAGGACAT AGAGTGCTGTGGAGCCCTAGAATACTATGACAAAGCCTTCGACCGCATTACAACAAGAAATgagaagctgctgaggagcattAAGCGCATTTTCCATACTGTCACTACTACTGATGACCCAGTTATCCGAAAG CTGGCCAAGACGCAAGGGAATGTGTTTGCCACAGATGCTATCCTGGCCACATTGATGAGCTGCACTCGCTCAGTCTATTCCTGGGACATCATTGTCCAGAGAGTTGGCTCCAAGCTTTTTTTTGACAAGAGAGACAATTCAGATTTTG ACCTCCTGACAGTGAGTGAAACAGCCAATGAACCACCACAGGAAGAGGGCAACTCTTTTAATTCTCCACGCAACCTTGCCATGGAAGCTACCTACATCAATCATAACTTCtctcagcagtgcctgaggATG ggaaaggagaagtACAAAttccccaacccaaacccctttGTGGAGGATGACATGGATAAAAATGAAGTAGCCTCTGTTGCATACAG GTACCGAAGGTGGAAGCTGGGGGATGATATAGATCTCATCGTCCGCTGTGAACATGATGGAGTGATGACAGGAGCTAATGGAGAAGTGTCATTCATCAACATCAAAACTCTCAACGAGTGGGATTccagg TACTGCAACGGAGTGGACTGGCGCCAAAAGCTTGACTCTCAGAGGGGGGCTGTGATAGCCACAGAGCTGAAaaacaacagctacaaattaGCCCGCTGGACATGTTGCGCCCTGTTGGCTGGCTCAGAGTATCTCAAACTTGG GTACGTATCTCGTTACCATGTGAAGGACTCAGCCCGCCATGTGATCCTGGGCACGCAGCAGTTCAAGCCAAATGAGTTCGCCAGCCAGATTAACCTGAGCATAGAGAATGCCTGGGGCATCCTGCGATGCGTCATTGACATCTGCATGAAGCTGGATGAGGGGAAGTACCTCATCCTCAAGGACCCCAACAAGCAGGTGATCCGGATTTACAGCTTGCCTGATGGAACTTTCAGCTCtgatgaagatgaggaggatgaagaggaggaagaggaagaggaag aggAAGAGAGCTGA
- the FOXRED2 gene encoding FAD-dependent oxidoreductase domain-containing protein 2 isoform X1: protein MAPAICRILLGLALCVTRSAAFVYHDYCIIGAGPSGLQAAYFLQQAGRDYTVFERSHAPGSFFALYPRHRKLISINKRYTGKSNSEFNLRHDWNSLLSHDRRLLFKHYSHDFFPDADTMVHYLEDFASLLKLQVQYNTAIIHVTLEKDEQAWNGHYFLLTDQDRQNYKCSSLLVATGTWVPNVVNFPGSEYVEGYETVSINPEDFAGQTVLILGRGNSAFETAENILGVTNFIHMVSRSRVRLSWATHYVGDLRAINNGLLDTYQLKSLDGLLEGDLEDLAIVKDKKGKLHITLRFYLEDRNTSAGIDSITLPQDELDNFATRAPYDRVIRCLGWKFDFSIYNRSLKMMPGKGYKNKYPQINPNYESRSTQGLFVLGTASHSIDFRKSAGGFIHGFRYTTRAVHRLLENRHHDVPWPSTVYPITQLTNSIIKRVNEASGLYQMFSVLADIILLRENATAFEYLEEYPVGVLAELEMQTGRKAPGGLFVVIMEYGRNFSGDDKDVFYYNRAVGEAQHAWQSNFLHPVIYYYKHLPTEHEMKLRPPDWPLPRPDAIHHIVEDFLTDWTAPNAHILPLRRFLENCLSTDLRNFFAESCFLFAFTHQKLPPFCRQGYAKMQGLLGSEGLRRHAVEAGLLEDYTLTDLGDRRPDSHRQSQDQLLRDHVISVRPLQHLVNAKDEL from the exons atggcCCCAGCAATCTGCAGGATACTCCTGGGGCTGGCCTTATGTGTGACGAGAAGTGCTGCTTTTGTCTACCACGACTACTGCATCATTGGGGCTGGCCCCTCAGGCTTGCAGGCAGCCTATTTCCTCCAGCAAGCTGGCCGAGACTACACCGTCTTTGAGCGGAGCCATGCTCCTGGCAGTTTCTTCGCCCTCTACCCTCGGCACCGCAAGCTCATCAGCATCAACAAGCGGTACACGGGCAAGTCTAACAGTGAGTTCAACCTCCGCCACGACTGGAACTCCCTCCTCAGCCACGACCGCCGTCTGCTTTTCAAACACTACTCCCATGACTTCTTCCCTGATGCTGACACAATGGTGCATTACCTAGAGGACTTTGCTTCCCTACTGAAGCTTCAAGTTCAGTACAACACAGCTATCATCCATGTGACACTGGAGAAGGACGAGCAGGCCTGGAATGGCCACTATTTCCTCCTGACTGACCAGGACAGGCAGAACTACAAGTGCAG CTCTTTGTTGGTAGCTACTGGAACATGGGTCCCCAACGTGGTGAACTTCCCTGGCTCAGAATATGTCGAGGGTTACGAGACTGTGTCTATCAATCCAGAGGATTTTGCTGGCCAAACCGTGTTGATCTTGGGCCGAGGGAACTCAGCCTTTGAGACAGCAGAGAACATTCTAGGTGTCACGAACTTCATCCATATGGTGAGCCGGTCCCGCGTGCGCCTGTCATGGGCCACCCACTACGTTGGAGATCTGAG aGCAATTAACAATGGCCTGCTGGACACCTACCAGTTGAAGTCTCTAGACGGGCTTCTGGAAGGTGACTTGGAAGATCTGGCTATTGTCAAGGACAAGAAAGGAAAGCTGCACATCACACTCCGGTTCTACCTGGAGGACAGGAACACTAGTGCGGGTATCGACTCCATCACCCTGCCACAGGACGAGCTGGACAACTTTGCCACCCGTGCTCCTTACGACCGTGTCATCCGCTGCCTGGGCTGGAAATTTGACTTCTCTATCTACAACAG ATCCCTTAAAATGATGCCAGGAAAAGGGTATAAAAACAAGTATCCTCAGATCAATCCCAACTACGAGTCCAGAAGCACTCAGGGGCTTTTTGTTCTTGGCACTGCTAGCCATTCTATTGACTTCAGGAAATCTGCTGGGGGCTTCATCCATGGATTCCGGTATACAA CTCGTGCAGTCCACCGCCTATTGGAAAACCGTCACCACGATGTCCCCTGGCCGTCCACAGTCTACCCTATTACACAGCTGACCAATTCCATCATCAAGCGGGTGAATGAGGCCTCAGGCCTCTACCAGATGTTCAGTGTCCTGGCTGACATCATACTGCTGAGAGA GAATGCCACAGCCTTTGAATACCTGGAGGAGTACCCAGTTGGAGTCCTGGCTGAACTGGAAATGCAGACGGGGAGGAAGGCTCCCGGTGGACTGTTTGTTGTCATCATGGAGTATGGGAGGAATTTCTCTGGGGATGACAAGGATGTCTTTTACTACAATCGAGCTGTGGGGGAAGCACAGCATGCCTGGCAGTCTAACTTTTTGCACCCTGTTATTTACTACTACAAACACCTCCCAACAG AGCATGAGATGAAACTTCGACCCCCAGATTGGCCTCTTCCCCGCCCAGATGCCATCCATCACATTGTGGAGGACTTTCTGACCGACTGGACGGCCCCAAACGCTCACATCCTGCCACTGAGGCGGTTCCTGGAGAATTGCCTCAGCACTGATCTGCGCAATTTCTTTGCAG AGTCCTGTTTCCTGTTTGCCTTCACCCATCAGAAGCTACCTCCCTTCTGTCGGCAGGGGTATGCAAAAATGCAAGGGCTCCTGGGGAGCGAGGGGCTCCGGCGCCACGCGGTGGAAGctggtctgctggaggattaTACTCTCACAGACTTGGGTGACAGGCGTCCTGACAGCCACAGACAGTCACAGGACCAGCTGCTGAGAGATCACGTGATATCAGTTCGTCCCTTGCAGCATCTCGTCAATGCCAAGGATGAGCTTTAA
- the FOXRED2 gene encoding FAD-dependent oxidoreductase domain-containing protein 2 isoform X2 codes for MAPAICRILLGLALCVTRSAAFVYHDYCIIGAGPSGLQAAYFLQQAGRDYTVFERSHAPGSFFALYPRHRKLISINKRYTGKSNSEFNLRHDWNSLLSHDRRLLFKHYSHDFFPDADTMVHYLEDFASLLKLQVQYNTAIIHVTLEKDEQAWNGHYFLLTDQDRQNYKCSSLLVATGTWVPNVVNFPGSEYVEGYETVSINPEDFAGQTVLILGRGNSAFETAENILGVTNFIHMVSRSRVRLSWATHYVGDLRAINNGLLDTYQLKSLDGLLEGDLEDLAIVKDKKGKLHITLRFYLEDRNTSAGIDSITLPQDELDNFATRAPYDRVIRCLGWKFDFSIYNRSLKMMPGKGYKNKYPQINPNYESRSTQGLFVLGTASHSIDFRKSAGGFIHGFRYTTRAVHRLLENRHHDVPWPSTVYPITQLTNSIIKRVNEASGLYQMFSVLADIILLRENATAFEYLEEYPVGVLAELEMQTGRKAPGGLFVVIMEYGRNFSGDDKDVFYYNRAVGEAQHAWQSNFLHPVIYYYKHLPTEHEMKLRPPDWPLPRPDAIHHIVEDFLTDWTAPNAHILPLRRFLENCLSTDLRNFFAGVCKNARAPGERGAPAPRGGSWSAGGLYSHRLG; via the exons atggcCCCAGCAATCTGCAGGATACTCCTGGGGCTGGCCTTATGTGTGACGAGAAGTGCTGCTTTTGTCTACCACGACTACTGCATCATTGGGGCTGGCCCCTCAGGCTTGCAGGCAGCCTATTTCCTCCAGCAAGCTGGCCGAGACTACACCGTCTTTGAGCGGAGCCATGCTCCTGGCAGTTTCTTCGCCCTCTACCCTCGGCACCGCAAGCTCATCAGCATCAACAAGCGGTACACGGGCAAGTCTAACAGTGAGTTCAACCTCCGCCACGACTGGAACTCCCTCCTCAGCCACGACCGCCGTCTGCTTTTCAAACACTACTCCCATGACTTCTTCCCTGATGCTGACACAATGGTGCATTACCTAGAGGACTTTGCTTCCCTACTGAAGCTTCAAGTTCAGTACAACACAGCTATCATCCATGTGACACTGGAGAAGGACGAGCAGGCCTGGAATGGCCACTATTTCCTCCTGACTGACCAGGACAGGCAGAACTACAAGTGCAG CTCTTTGTTGGTAGCTACTGGAACATGGGTCCCCAACGTGGTGAACTTCCCTGGCTCAGAATATGTCGAGGGTTACGAGACTGTGTCTATCAATCCAGAGGATTTTGCTGGCCAAACCGTGTTGATCTTGGGCCGAGGGAACTCAGCCTTTGAGACAGCAGAGAACATTCTAGGTGTCACGAACTTCATCCATATGGTGAGCCGGTCCCGCGTGCGCCTGTCATGGGCCACCCACTACGTTGGAGATCTGAG aGCAATTAACAATGGCCTGCTGGACACCTACCAGTTGAAGTCTCTAGACGGGCTTCTGGAAGGTGACTTGGAAGATCTGGCTATTGTCAAGGACAAGAAAGGAAAGCTGCACATCACACTCCGGTTCTACCTGGAGGACAGGAACACTAGTGCGGGTATCGACTCCATCACCCTGCCACAGGACGAGCTGGACAACTTTGCCACCCGTGCTCCTTACGACCGTGTCATCCGCTGCCTGGGCTGGAAATTTGACTTCTCTATCTACAACAG ATCCCTTAAAATGATGCCAGGAAAAGGGTATAAAAACAAGTATCCTCAGATCAATCCCAACTACGAGTCCAGAAGCACTCAGGGGCTTTTTGTTCTTGGCACTGCTAGCCATTCTATTGACTTCAGGAAATCTGCTGGGGGCTTCATCCATGGATTCCGGTATACAA CTCGTGCAGTCCACCGCCTATTGGAAAACCGTCACCACGATGTCCCCTGGCCGTCCACAGTCTACCCTATTACACAGCTGACCAATTCCATCATCAAGCGGGTGAATGAGGCCTCAGGCCTCTACCAGATGTTCAGTGTCCTGGCTGACATCATACTGCTGAGAGA GAATGCCACAGCCTTTGAATACCTGGAGGAGTACCCAGTTGGAGTCCTGGCTGAACTGGAAATGCAGACGGGGAGGAAGGCTCCCGGTGGACTGTTTGTTGTCATCATGGAGTATGGGAGGAATTTCTCTGGGGATGACAAGGATGTCTTTTACTACAATCGAGCTGTGGGGGAAGCACAGCATGCCTGGCAGTCTAACTTTTTGCACCCTGTTATTTACTACTACAAACACCTCCCAACAG AGCATGAGATGAAACTTCGACCCCCAGATTGGCCTCTTCCCCGCCCAGATGCCATCCATCACATTGTGGAGGACTTTCTGACCGACTGGACGGCCCCAAACGCTCACATCCTGCCACTGAGGCGGTTCCTGGAGAATTGCCTCAGCACTGATCTGCGCAATTTCTTTGCAG GGGTATGCAAAAATGCAAGGGCTCCTGGGGAGCGAGGGGCTCCGGCGCCACGCGGTGGAAGctggtctgctggaggattaTACTCTCACAGACTTGGGTGA